The genomic segment TGCCCCAAAGGAACAATTACAGAACAACTGGTAAAAATGGGAACAGAAGAAATAAAATGCCCTGACTGCGGTGAAAAAGCAAAAAAAATAATGTCTGTCTGCAGATTTGAATTAAAAGGCGGCGGATGGTATGCTGACGGATATGCTTCAAAAAAAAGCTGATTAGATAAATTTGTTCAGCTCTCCAAGCCAGCAGTTAA from the Desulfonema limicola genome contains:
- a CDS encoding FmdB family zinc ribbon protein encodes the protein MPFYEFECPKGTITEQLVKMGTEEIKCPDCGEKAKKIMSVCRFELKGGGWYADGYASKKS